The genomic DNA AAGTGGGCGTCCGACGTCGGACAGGGAAAGCACATCTTCAAGCTGGGCGTGGCCGCCGACAATGACGAGGCCAAGGCCGCGATCGACGCGGGCTGGGCCGGCGAATCCGACTGGCGCCTGATCCACAGCCAGGAGGTGCCGGACCTTGACGAGGAGGCGGTGATCGAGCGGCTGATGCGCAAGGAAAAGGTCATCGATCCGACCTATTATCCGAAGCTGAAGGGTGCCTCGGGCGTCTTCCGCATCACCTTGACCAACGTGCAGAACAGCCTTCTCGTTGCCAAGGCCATGTCCGCCGACGAGCCGCTGATCGACGTCAAGGTGAAGCCGAAGGACATCGGCGAATACATGATCCGCAACGCCCTCCCCTCCCCGTCATGAGCGACCGCCCGCCGCTCTACACCATTGGTTACGAAGGCGCCTCCTTCGACTCCGTACTGCGCGCGTTGAAAGCGCGAGGCGTGGGAGTTCTGCTGGACGTGCGCGAACTGCCCCTGTCCCGCCGCGCCGGCTTCTCGAAACGGCCGCTGTCGGCGGGGTTGGAGGAGGCTGGGATCGGCTACGTCCATTTGAAGGGGCTGGGCACGCCCAAGGAGGGCCGTGTCGCTGCCCATCAAGGCGAGCTGGACCGCTTCTGGTCGATCGTCGACGCGAAGATGCAGACGCCGGAAGCCGAGCACGACCTGAACCGCGCCGCCGCGCTGGCGCAGGAAAAGCCGGCGTGTCTGCTCTGTTTCGAGGCGTCGCCGCACCTCTGCCACCGGCTCCGCGTCGGCGAACTGCTTCACAGCCGTTTCGGCTTCACGGTGGAGCATCTGTCTCCCGCCGAACCTTCCTTTTAAGGCCCGACATGCATTCCCGCTGGTACCGCTTCGCCGACCTGTCCGCCGGCACCTTCCACGACATGCTCCACCTCCGCCAGAGCGTGCTGGTGGTGGAGCAGGCCTCGCCCTTTCCCGACTTGGATGGACGCGACCCGGTGGCGCAGCATCTGGCGCTGTATGACGGCGACGCACCGACACCCGTCGGCTACGCCCGCATTTTCGGCCCTGACGTTGAGACCGGCGCCACCTCCTTCGGGCGGTTGGCGGTCGCTCCGGCGTGGCGCGGCAAGGCGCTGGGCCGCCGGCTGGTCGCGGAATGCCTGGAGCGGCTGACCCAGGAATGGCCGGAGCACGACGTGCAGATCAGCGCGCAGCTTTACTTGGAGAGCTTTTACGGCGGTTTCGGATTCCGGCGCGTCAGTGAGATTTACGACGATGTCGGCATCGACCACATCGACATGCGGCTGAGCCGCTAGGGCGGACAATCCAGTTTATTTCCTGGCCTCGGCCAGGATGTCGCCGGCTTCCTTGCGGATGACGTTCAGGTTCTTGAGCAGGATCGCCAGCGCCTGATCGTAGTTGAAGGCCTCCTCCGACTCGTCCGGGATGTCGGTGTCGTCGGCGGCGACGGAGACCTTGGCCTTCTTCTTCACGGTCGCGAAATACTCGCTGCCGGTCTTCTCGAATCCCTTGATGGCCTTTTGCAGGGCATCGACATCGTTGGCACGGGTGGCGGCGTCCAGCGCCTTCGTCGCCTTTTCCAGGCCGCTCGACGCCCGGAAGGCGAGCAGGAAACCCTCGGCGGGCTTCTTCTTGCCGGTCAGCGCCTCGAACATCTTCTTGGCGGCGGTCCAGTCGGCGAAGAAGGTGGTGGCGGGCATCTCCTTGCCGCTGCCAGCCTTCTCCAGCTTCTTCAGAGCGGTCAGGCTTTCCAACTGGGCCATCTGCTCGACGTTCATGGCGCCACCCAGCATGTCGGCCGCCACCTCGACGGCGCCCTCGTTCTTCGCCTTCTGCGCCTTGACGATGACGGCGCTGAGCTTCGCCCGAAAAATTTTTGTCGCCTGGAGCAGATCTGCCAGTGCCGCACGCAGCGCCTTGGCGTCCCCCGCCTTGTAGGCCTTGTCCCAGGCCGCGGCGGCCTTCTCCACATCACCGGACTTCTTCACCACCGCCAGGGCATCGCCCGAATTGGGGATCTTCTTCGCCTCGGCTTCGCACTTCGCCTTGTGCTTCTTGAATTCGGGAGCGGCGGCGAACGGCATGGTCAGGTCTCCGGCTTGATGTCTTACAACCCGCTCGACCGCAGCGAACGGTTGCAGAAGACTAAGCGCTGCCCCACCAGCGTCAACGTCGACCCGGTTCAAAATGGAAGAAGCGGTGTGGTTTACCCGCCCAACCTAGCCGACGACCATGGCCTGGAGCGTCTCCAGCCGGTCGGCCTCCGCCGCTGGCTTGTCCCAGCGGATGCGGTGGACGCGCGGGAAACGCATCGCCAGCCCGCTCTTGTGGCGGTTCGACGGGTGCACGCTGTCGAAGGCAACCTCCAGCACCAAGCCCGGCTCGACCTCGCGCACCGGGCCGTAGCGGCGGGTCGTGCGGTTGCGCACCCAGCGGTCGAGTTCGACCAACTCCGCGTCGGTGAAGCCGAAATAGGCCTTGCCGACCGGCACCAGCTCCCCGCCACGCCAGACGCCGAAGGTGAAGTCCGAGTAATAGCTGGACCGCTTGCCGTGCCCGCGCTGGGCGTACATCAGCACGGTGTCGAGGGTCAGCGCCCCGCGCTTCCACTTGAACCAGGGGCCCTTGGGACGCCCGGCGACGTAGACGCTGTCCTTGCGCTTCAGCATCAGCCCTTCGATGCTGTTCTCCCGGCTGCCCTCGCGCAGGCCCTTCAGCGCCTCCCAACCCTCGAAGGGCACCAGCGGCGACAGGTCCATCCGCCGTGGCCGCACCGCGTCGTGCCAGCGCTCCAGCCGGGCGCGTCGCTCGGTGAAGGGCAGGCCGCGCAGGTCCTCCTCGCCGTCGAACAGAATGTCGTAGAGCCGCACCCAGGCGGGAAACTCCTTGAGCATCGCGGCAGTGACCGTCTTGCGGTTCAGCCGTTGCTGAAGGTCGTTGAAGGGCGCGATGGCGCCCTCGTCGCGGGCAACCAGCAACTCGCCGTCCAGCACGGCATCGAAGGTCATGTGGTCGGCGATGTCGGGAAAGGCCCCGGACACGTCGTCGCCGGTGCGGCTGTAGACGCGCCGCTCGCCGCCGCGGGCCGCCAACTGCACGCGGATGCCGTCCCATTTCCATTCCGCGGCGTAGTCGGCCGGGTCGAGCCCGGCCATGTCCTCCTCCTCCAGCGGGTGGGAAAGCATCAGCGGGCGGAAACCCGCCCCCTTCCCCGCCGCCGGCCGGTCGGACTTCCCCTCCAGCCAGGCGAACAGGTCGGCGTAGGGCGGGGTCAGCCCATGCCAGCACTCCTCAAGGTCGCCGAGATCGACCTTCCCCCACTCCGCCAATGCCGTCTTGGCCAGCCGAGCCGACACGCCCACCCGCAGGCTGCCGGTGATGAGCTTGAGCAGCGCGAAGCGGCCCGAGGAATCCAGCGTGTCGAGCCAGCCCTCCACCAGCCCCATCACCTGCCCACGCTTGGCCGCGCGCAGAGTCTCCACCACCTCGGTCATGGAAGGCGGCAGGCTGTTCGCCCGCTCCGGGCGCTCCGGCCAGATCAGCGCCACCGTCTCGGCGAGGTCGCCGACATAGTCGTAGGACAGGGCGAACAGTTCGGGGTCGACGCGGGTGGCGACCAGTTGCCGGATGGCCGCCGGCTTGGCCTCGTGGAAGACCAGCGATTCCGTCAGGGCCGCCAGCGCCCAGCCGCGGTCGGGGTCCGGCGTGGTGGCGAAGAAGTCGGCCAGCAGGCGGATCTTGCCGTTGCGCGCTGGCATGAAGACCAGCCCGTCGATCAGCGCGGAGAAGTTCCTCACGCCCCCTCCTCCTCGAAGCCGACCAGGGCCAGGGCGCGGGCGCGGATGCCGCGCTGGGTGGCGTGGTGGACCAGCGCCTCCTCCCGGCCATGGG from Azospirillum brasilense includes the following:
- a CDS encoding DUF488 family protein — encoded protein: MSDRPPLYTIGYEGASFDSVLRALKARGVGVLLDVRELPLSRRAGFSKRPLSAGLEEAGIGYVHLKGLGTPKEGRVAAHQGELDRFWSIVDAKMQTPEAEHDLNRAAALAQEKPACLLCFEASPHLCHRLRVGELLHSRFGFTVEHLSPAEPSF
- a CDS encoding GNAT family N-acetyltransferase — translated: MHSRWYRFADLSAGTFHDMLHLRQSVLVVEQASPFPDLDGRDPVAQHLALYDGDAPTPVGYARIFGPDVETGATSFGRLAVAPAWRGKALGRRLVAECLERLTQEWPEHDVQISAQLYLESFYGGFGFRRVSEIYDDVGIDHIDMRLSR
- a CDS encoding cisplatin damage response ATP-dependent DNA ligase — protein: MRNFSALIDGLVFMPARNGKIRLLADFFATTPDPDRGWALAALTESLVFHEAKPAAIRQLVATRVDPELFALSYDYVGDLAETVALIWPERPERANSLPPSMTEVVETLRAAKRGQVMGLVEGWLDTLDSSGRFALLKLITGSLRVGVSARLAKTALAEWGKVDLGDLEECWHGLTPPYADLFAWLEGKSDRPAAGKGAGFRPLMLSHPLEEEDMAGLDPADYAAEWKWDGIRVQLAARGGERRVYSRTGDDVSGAFPDIADHMTFDAVLDGELLVARDEGAIAPFNDLQQRLNRKTVTAAMLKEFPAWVRLYDILFDGEEDLRGLPFTERRARLERWHDAVRPRRMDLSPLVPFEGWEALKGLREGSRENSIEGLMLKRKDSVYVAGRPKGPWFKWKRGALTLDTVLMYAQRGHGKRSSYYSDFTFGVWRGGELVPVGKAYFGFTDAELVELDRWVRNRTTRRYGPVREVEPGLVLEVAFDSVHPSNRHKSGLAMRFPRVHRIRWDKPAAEADRLETLQAMVVG